AAGCGCGAGCTCAGCGAGCGGTGTCGTGGGGTGAGACTCATGAGCGTGAGGCTAGCGGCCCGGGAATGCCGGGCTTGACCTTGACGCTGGGGTCAAGGTTTACCGTCGGGTCGAGGAGGACCCATGCACATCAAGGACCTGGCCGAGCGGGCGGGCGTGACCGTGCGCGCGGTGCGCTACTACGAGTCCCGCGGGCTGGTCACGCCGCGGCGCGAGAGCAACGGCTACCGCGCGTACGACGACGCCGACGTGGGCGTCGTCCGCGAGGTACGTGCCCTGCTGTCGCTCGGTATGACCGCGGAGGAGACCCGGCCCTTCGTCGAGTGCCTGCGCGCCGGCAACGACCGGGCCGACGTCTGCCCCGCGTCGCTGTCGGCGTACCGACGACGGATCGCCGACGTCGACGCCCGCATCGCCGAGCTGACCGCGCTGCGCGGCCAGCTGACCGCCCTCCTCCTCGAAGCAGAGGGCTACCGCACGACCAAGGAGACCGCATGAGCAGCATCCACGAGATCACCGACCAGCAGTTCGCCGCCGAGGTGCTCGAGGCCGAGACCCCGGTGCTGGTGGAGTTCTGGGCACCCTGGTGTGGCCCGTGCCGCCAGCTGGGCCCGGTGCTCGAGCAGATCGCGAGCGAGCGGGCCGGGTCGCTCAAGGTCGTCAAGATCAACCAGGACGAGAACCCTCTGGTGTCCGCCGACTACCGCGTGATGGGGCTGCCCACGATGCTGGTCTTCGAGGGTGGCGAGGCGGTAGCGTCGATGCTGGGCGCCCGGCCGAAGTCGCGGATCGTCGAGGAGCTCGACCGGGTGCTGGCTCCGACGCCCTGACCTGCGGTCCGGAATGGCACGCGGCCGCGCCGCGTTACGTCGTACATGGCACTCACCGGCACCTACGTCCCCAGCAAGCAGCAGTGGGTCCGCGACCAGGTCGCGGAGTACGAGGCGTCCGACGGCACCCGGGCGAACACGCTGCGCGACACCGGCTACCCGATCGTGGTGATCACCTCGGTCGGCGCGAAGTCGGGCCACCTGCGCAAGAACCCCGTGATGCGGGTCGAGCGCGACGGCACCTACGTCGCGATCGCGTCGAAGGGAGGCGCCGACGACAACCCCGAGTGGTACCACAACTTCCTGGCCCATCCCGAGGTGGAGCTCCAGGACGGCCCCGAGCGGCACGTCTACACGGTGCGGCTGGCCGAGGGCGACGAGCGCGCGGACTGGTGGGACTACTCGGTGGCCACCTGGCCGACCTACGGCGAGTACCAGAAGAAGACCGAGCGCGAGATCCCCGTCTTCCTGCTCGAGCGCGCCTGACGACGCCTCAGCGAGCGGCGCGGGCGATGGAGGCCGCGAGCGCCACGAGGTGGCCGAAGCGGGCCAGTTCGGAGTCGAGGAACTCCGGGCCGCCACGGCGGCCGATGGCGACGACCCGCTTGTGGCCCACCGGCGCGACGGCGACCAGGTCGTCACCGATCGTCTGCCGGTCCAGGCCGGAGCCGGGGCGCAGGGAGAGGTCGGCCGGGGCGCCCTCACTGGCCAGCTCCACGGTGGAGCCGTCGGGTCCCAGCTTGGCCCGGGCCGCCCACTCGCAGCGGAAGGCGACCGGCAGCAGCTCGACCAGGCGGTCCAGGGCGGTCGCGGGCTCGCCGGTCAGCGACTCGACGACCTCGAGGTCGAGGAACAGGTTGCCGCCGGCCAGGTAACGACTGATCCACAGCACCCGGACGCCCTCGACCGCGGTGCAGGCGGAGACCACCGAGTCGGGCATCGCCCCGCCGACCATCTCGAGGAGTACGTCGTCCACGGCGGTGCCGTCGTGGCGCTTCTCGACGATCTCGATCGCGTCGATGTCTCCGCCCGCCGCACCGATCGCGCTGGCCAGCCGGCCCAGCGACCCGGGCACGTTGGGTAGCTCGACGCGCAGCAGCAACATGGCCTCGACCCTAACGGCGCCGGATGACGCTCAGGTTTCGTCGACCGGTGCGTGGTCGAGGCGCCGCGCCAGGCCGCTCGCGCGGTTGGCCGGCCGGGAGACGGCCAGCCGCAGGGCCGCGGCGGTCGCGATCACGGTGACCTTGTGCTCGGCGCGGGTGAGCGCGGTGTAGAACAGCTCGCGGGTGAGCAGCAGGGAGTCGTCGGGCGGCAGCAGCACGGTCACCTGGGCGGCCTGGCTGCCCTGGCTCTTGTGCACGGTCATCGCGTGCATGGTGTCGACGTCGGTCAGCCGCGACGTGGCCAGCAGACGGGGGCCGTGGGGCGTCGCGATCGCCGCGCGGGTGCCCTCGCCCTCGGCGACGACCACCCCGGTGTCGCCGTTGAAGAGGTCGAGGCCGTAGTCGTTGCTGGTCAGCAGCAGGGGCCGCCCGGCGTACCACTCCTGCCCCCAGCCGCCCCCGATCGGCAGACCGGTGGTCTCGGCGAGGCCGCGCTCGATCGCACGGTTCCAGTGGCCGACCCCCCACGGCCCGTCGCGGTGGGCGCACAGGAGGCGGTGCTCGTCGAGCACCTCGATCGCACGGGCAGCGTCTCCGGTGACCGCAGCCGCGCGGAGCCGCAGCGCGTGGGCGACCGCTCGGGCCCGCAGGCCCGGCAGCGTCGCCGGGTCGTCGGGGTCGAGCAGCTCCAGGTGGTCACCGCCCGCGGCCAGCAGGTCGAGCACGCGATCGGCGTGCCCGTCGCGCACGGCCTCGGCCAGCTCGTTGATCTGGCGACCGAAGCGGTGCGACGTGCGCAGCGAGGTCACCGTGGTCGGGCGTCGTCGGGCCAGGCCGTCGACCAGGTCGGCGAGCACCGCCCCGGCCTCGACCGAGGCCAGCTGGTCGGGATCACCGACCAGGACCAGCCGGCAGTCGGCCCGCACCGCCTCGACCAGGCGGGCCATCATCGTCAGGGAGACCATCGAGGTCTCGTCGACCACGATCACGTCGTGCGGCAGCCGGTTGCGCCTGTCGTGGCGGAACCGGTTCCGGCTGCCGCGCTTCCAGCCGAGCAGGCGGTGCAGCGTCTGGGCCGTCGGCGCACCGACGGCCGCGGCATGGTCGGCGAAGTGCGGCTCGGCCAGCGCGGTGCGGACGGCCTCCTGCAACCGGGCCGCCGCCTTGCCGGTCGGCGCGGTCAGGGCGATCCGGAGCGGGCGGTCCGACTGGTCGGCCAGCAGCGCCAGCAAGCCCGCCACCGCCGTGGTCTTGCCGGTGCCCGGTCCGCCGGTCAGCACGGTGGTCCACTGCCGGGCCGCGGAGATCGCGGCCGCGCGCTGCTCGTCGTACCCCTGCGGGAAGAGCACGGGCGCCACCACGGCCATCCGCTCCTCGTCGACCTGCGGCGCGGGCAGGTCGAGGCGGGCGACGAGGTCGTCGCGCACCTGGCACTCCTCGCGCCAGTAGCGGTCGAGATAGGCGACGGTCCCCTCGACCCGGAGGACCCCGGCCGCGGCGAGCCGGCCGGCGCCGACCCGCGCCGCCCAGCCGGGCGACGGCCAGCTGAGGCCGGCCGGGAGGCTGGTGCGGGAGAGGTCGTCGAGGTCGAGGCAGACAGATCCGTGCCGCACCGAGCGCACGGTGAGCGCCAGGGCCAGCGCGGCGTCGTCGTCGGGCTCGCCGGCCAGCGCCTGGATCCGCCGCGCCGCGTGGACGTCGGCCGCCTCGAGCACACCGGCCGCGTTGAAGGCACCGAGCACGCCGTCGGCACCGAGCGCGAGGCGTCGGTCGTGCGCGTCGTCGGTCTCGAACGGCTCGATCATCGCGGGGTCCTTGCGGAGAGGCGAGCGCAGCGAGGCTCGTCGTGGGGTGAGGTCATCGCGCCCCTCCCTCGAGGAGGTCGCTGAACGCCACGACCAGAGCCGCCGGCGGCGACCAGTCGAAGACACCGGCCACGTGGCCGTCGACGACCGGCGTCTCGGGGCCGCACATGCCGCGCAGGAAGAGATAGAGCACGCCACCGAGATGCTGCTCAGCGTCGTACGACGGCAGCCGCCAGCGCAGGTAGCGGTGCAGCACGACGGAGTAGAGGAGCGCCTGGAGCGGGTAGTGGCTGTGCAGCATGGCGGCCGCCATCTCGGCGCGGCCGTAGTCGGCCGACGTGACCGGCACCCCGGTCTCGCCCAGGAGGTTGGTCTTGTAGTCGACCACGACGTAGCGGTGACCGGCCGGATCGGTCGTCGGCACCCGCAGCACGACGTCGATCGACCCGGAGAGGTAGCCGCGCAGCGACTGGTCGCCGAGCGGGCCGGTGAGCAGCTCGGCGTACGACGCGAGCGGGTCGTCCGCGGGCAGGTGCCCGGTCAGCAGCGGTGCCAGGTCTCGCAGGTGTACGTCGTGGCGCGAGCCCCCGGGCCGGTCGCCGCCGGCCAGGGGGAACTCGAAGTCGAGCTCGCACAGCCGGTCGCGCAGCGGGATGTCGACCAGCCGCAGCCCCTCCGCCGTGGCACCGAGCGGGGTCAGCTGAGACGGCAGCAGCGCCTCGGCCAGCTCGTCCGGTGCGACGCCGACCGGCCACCACGACAGCTGGTCGCGGATGTGCCCGACCAGCTCGCCGTGCAGGTCACGCGCCTCGGGGTCGGTCTCCTCGAGGACGCCGTGCACGAGGCTGCCGAACGCGGCGCCGGACGGCAGGGCCGCCATCGGCGAGGGAACTGCTGACTCCTGCGCCGTCGGGCCGAGATCCGACGGGACCGCGGGCAGGCTCGCTTCGGTCTCGTCCAGGCCACCGGGCTCCGACTGCGACGCATCCCAGTGCTCCAGCTCGGGCTCGGAGGTCACCCCGTGCGGCTGCTCCTGGACCCGGATCAGTCCGGAGTAGGAGGTGCGCCGCCACTCGGTGTCGACCTCACGGTCGA
This genomic window from Nocardioides cynanchi contains:
- a CDS encoding nitroreductase family deazaflavin-dependent oxidoreductase; translated protein: MALTGTYVPSKQQWVRDQVAEYEASDGTRANTLRDTGYPIVVITSVGAKSGHLRKNPVMRVERDGTYVAIASKGGADDNPEWYHNFLAHPEVELQDGPERHVYTVRLAEGDERADWWDYSVATWPTYGEYQKKTEREIPVFLLERA
- the trxA gene encoding thioredoxin, whose amino-acid sequence is MSSIHEITDQQFAAEVLEAETPVLVEFWAPWCGPCRQLGPVLEQIASERAGSLKVVKINQDENPLVSADYRVMGLPTMLVFEGGEAVASMLGARPKSRIVEELDRVLAPTP
- a CDS encoding amino acid-binding protein, encoding MLLLRVELPNVPGSLGRLASAIGAAGGDIDAIEIVEKRHDGTAVDDVLLEMVGGAMPDSVVSACTAVEGVRVLWISRYLAGGNLFLDLEVVESLTGEPATALDRLVELLPVAFRCEWAARAKLGPDGSTVELASEGAPADLSLRPGSGLDRQTIGDDLVAVAPVGHKRVVAIGRRGGPEFLDSELARFGHLVALAASIARAAR
- a CDS encoding MerR family transcriptional regulator → MHIKDLAERAGVTVRAVRYYESRGLVTPRRESNGYRAYDDADVGVVREVRALLSLGMTAEETRPFVECLRAGNDRADVCPASLSAYRRRIADVDARIAELTALRGQLTALLLEAEGYRTTKETA
- the recD gene encoding exodeoxyribonuclease V subunit alpha, which codes for MIEPFETDDAHDRRLALGADGVLGAFNAAGVLEAADVHAARRIQALAGEPDDDAALALALTVRSVRHGSVCLDLDDLSRTSLPAGLSWPSPGWAARVGAGRLAAAGVLRVEGTVAYLDRYWREECQVRDDLVARLDLPAPQVDEERMAVVAPVLFPQGYDEQRAAAISAARQWTTVLTGGPGTGKTTAVAGLLALLADQSDRPLRIALTAPTGKAAARLQEAVRTALAEPHFADHAAAVGAPTAQTLHRLLGWKRGSRNRFRHDRRNRLPHDVIVVDETSMVSLTMMARLVEAVRADCRLVLVGDPDQLASVEAGAVLADLVDGLARRRPTTVTSLRTSHRFGRQINELAEAVRDGHADRVLDLLAAGGDHLELLDPDDPATLPGLRARAVAHALRLRAAAVTGDAARAIEVLDEHRLLCAHRDGPWGVGHWNRAIERGLAETTGLPIGGGWGQEWYAGRPLLLTSNDYGLDLFNGDTGVVVAEGEGTRAAIATPHGPRLLATSRLTDVDTMHAMTVHKSQGSQAAQVTVLLPPDDSLLLTRELFYTALTRAEHKVTVIATAAALRLAVSRPANRASGLARRLDHAPVDET